The Desulfopila inferna genomic interval TGACACAATGCCGATTGGCATGGACTTTGTATCAACTTCTCTCACGGAAACCTCACCAAATAGTCTGATATGGAGGGTACGAATAACATGACAACAGACTTCGAACGGGCTCGGGAAAAAATGGTAAAGGAGCAGATCATCGGCCGGGGGATACATGATCGTAAGGTTCTTGCAGCAATGAGAAAAGTTCCCCGGCACCTTTTTGTAGCTGAAGAACTCCAAGGTCTGTCCTATGCCGACAGGCCCCTGCCCATAGACATGCAGCAAACTATTTCACAACCGTATATGGTTGCTCTGATGACTGAAGCACTTGAATTGTCAGGAGACGAAAAAGTACTGGAAATCGGTACAGGCAGCGGTTATCAGGCGGCTGTTCTTGCTGAAATCTGCAAGATTGTGTATTCAGTCGAGTCGTTCCCTGGGCTTCATGAAAAAGCATCGGCACTGCTCCGAGGCCTTGGATACAAAAATGTGGTCACTACGGTTGCCGACGGGACCCGGGGCTGGCCCCAACATCAGCCCTACGATGCTATCATCGTTACAGCCGGCGCCCCGGATATCCCCACCCCCCTTCTCGACCAGCTCGCCGAAGGCGGCAGGCTGCTGATACCGGTTGGAAACCATGTGTCGCAGCAGCTCAAAAAAGTTATCCGGCTCGCTGATGGGTTCAGTGAAGAGATGCTTCTCGGATGCCAGTTTGTCCCGTTACGCGGGGAGCATGGCTGGTAGAGGGCGTGAAATATCCGGGCTGGCCGGCAATACTACATTTTTTTCAGAGCCGTCTCTATCCGCCATGCCCGGACCTGATGGCTGAGACCATCCCAGATAAGCAAAGCAAGAGCCATCCAGATAATTGCAAAACCAAGCATCCGCTCAGCAGGAAACGGTTCATGATAGACGAAAATACCGACAAAGAGACTGATGGAAGGTGAAAGATACTGCAGCAGACCTACAAGAAAAAGCGGAATCTTCTGGGCGGCATAACAGAAACAGAGAAGCGGTGCTGTCGTAGCCACTCCGGTGCCCGCCAGAAGCATGGCCTGCATAAGTGAGCCCTGCAGAAACGGTCGGCTTCCTGCAATCTCAAAATAGAGAAGAAAAGCACAGGCCGGCAGAAAAAGTATACTGGTCTCCAGACACAAGCCCTCCAGTG includes:
- a CDS encoding protein-L-isoaspartate(D-aspartate) O-methyltransferase; translation: MTTDFERAREKMVKEQIIGRGIHDRKVLAAMRKVPRHLFVAEELQGLSYADRPLPIDMQQTISQPYMVALMTEALELSGDEKVLEIGTGSGYQAAVLAEICKIVYSVESFPGLHEKASALLRGLGYKNVVTTVADGTRGWPQHQPYDAIIVTAGAPDIPTPLLDQLAEGGRLLIPVGNHVSQQLKKVIRLADGFSEEMLLGCQFVPLRGEHGW